From the Photobacterium sp. GJ3 genome, one window contains:
- a CDS encoding phospho-sugar mutase: MKEQMKQWLARDPDPVTREELQQLIDAGNAQELAARFSGRLAFGTAGLRGIVGAGPNRMNRLVIQETSTGLGHYLMKTVGTAAEQGVVIGYDGRPDSKAFAHDAAAVLTALGIKVYLTHAVAPTPLVAYGVTALNAAAGIVVTASHNPPAYNGFKVYWGNGAQIIPPHDQGIAAEIDQAAVQPLKLLALDEAQQKGLLVWLDELFYQDYRERVKASALLQNHTEPASVSIAYTAMHGVGAELAETVLADAGFTQVYSVAAQREPDGTFPTVNFPNPEEPGAMDLVIAEAKKHQATLACANDPDADRFAVAVRTEEGEYKMLTGDQVGVLLGHYLLTRTNPEESLVGTTIVSSSLLQKIATAVGAEYFQTLTGFKWLTNVAMQKQSGSKQFLFAYEEALGYTVGNMVWDKDGLTALLAFAQLTAELASHGRTVWDQLEAIYREHGIYLNAQVSIALSPNSPPIGDSLRQQPPEEIAGRNIVRIDDLKTSTRHFSDGTTEAIDLPGSDVLIYFLEDESRVVVRPSGTEPKLKCYYEVIEVIDQVDTLAHGFQRAQSSMDELLRRHQNSLTGLTAD, translated from the coding sequence ATGAAAGAACAGATGAAACAATGGTTAGCACGCGATCCGGATCCAGTCACGCGCGAGGAACTACAACAATTAATCGATGCGGGCAACGCGCAGGAGCTTGCAGCGCGTTTCTCAGGACGACTCGCATTCGGGACGGCTGGTCTGCGAGGGATTGTCGGCGCAGGACCGAACCGGATGAACCGGCTGGTCATTCAGGAAACGTCCACCGGACTCGGTCATTATCTGATGAAAACGGTGGGCACAGCAGCAGAGCAGGGTGTGGTGATAGGCTATGATGGCCGGCCGGATTCCAAAGCTTTCGCCCATGATGCAGCGGCTGTGCTAACCGCATTGGGCATCAAGGTTTATCTGACACATGCTGTCGCGCCAACCCCGCTGGTCGCGTATGGAGTAACCGCGCTGAACGCAGCGGCAGGGATTGTGGTGACGGCCAGTCATAACCCGCCTGCCTATAATGGCTTTAAAGTGTACTGGGGCAATGGGGCTCAGATTATACCGCCGCATGATCAAGGGATTGCTGCAGAAATCGATCAGGCTGCGGTGCAGCCTCTGAAACTGCTGGCGTTGGATGAAGCGCAGCAGAAAGGTTTGCTGGTTTGGCTGGATGAGCTGTTTTATCAGGATTACCGCGAGCGGGTGAAAGCGAGTGCTCTGTTGCAAAATCACACGGAGCCGGCCTCTGTCAGTATTGCTTACACGGCGATGCATGGTGTCGGTGCAGAGTTGGCGGAAACCGTGCTAGCTGATGCCGGGTTTACTCAGGTCTACAGCGTTGCGGCGCAACGGGAACCGGATGGCACTTTCCCGACAGTGAACTTTCCGAATCCGGAAGAACCCGGAGCGATGGATTTGGTGATCGCCGAAGCCAAAAAACATCAGGCCACCCTTGCCTGTGCGAATGATCCTGATGCGGATCGCTTCGCTGTGGCTGTTCGTACCGAAGAAGGCGAGTACAAAATGCTGACCGGGGATCAGGTTGGCGTTTTGCTGGGTCATTATTTGCTGACCCGAACCAATCCTGAAGAAAGCCTTGTCGGCACGACTATTGTTTCTTCCAGCCTGCTGCAGAAAATCGCAACTGCGGTTGGGGCTGAATACTTCCAGACACTGACCGGCTTTAAATGGCTGACAAATGTCGCCATGCAAAAGCAGTCGGGCAGCAAACAATTCCTGTTTGCGTACGAAGAAGCGCTGGGTTACACCGTGGGTAATATGGTCTGGGATAAAGATGGCTTGACCGCATTACTTGCGTTCGCGCAATTGACCGCAGAGCTGGCATCCCATGGCCGGACTGTCTGGGATCAGTTGGAAGCGATTTACCGTGAACACGGGATTTATCTGAATGCTCAGGTCAGTATTGCACTGTCTCCGAATTCGCCACCGATTGGTGACAGCTTACGTCAGCAACCACCGGAAGAGATTGCAGGCCGGAATATTGTCCGGATTGACGATCTGAAAACGTCCACACGTCATTTTTCAGATGGCACAACAGAGGCGATTGATTTGCCGGGCAGTGATGTGCTGATTTATTTTCTGGAAGATGAGTCGAGAGTGGTCGTTCGTCCTTCGGGCACAGAGCCAAAACTCAAATGTTATTACGAGGTGATTGAGGTGATCGATCAGGTCGATACATTAGCGCATGGGTTTCAGCGAGCGCAAAGCAGCATGGATGAACTGCTACGCCGTCATCAGAACAGCCTGACCGGTCTGACCGCAGACTAA